A portion of the Fulvia fulva chromosome 1, complete sequence genome contains these proteins:
- a CDS encoding N-alpha-acetyltransferase 40: protein MAKRKRTMPDPQPPHTKQTREDETGKTIKRSKNIVDETNALDAASLADQYFDQTHWHYARGSDVSKITLTFAEDLTTAELNRCFNLIEGTSREDYEPSSFGWHPTRKRREMKEKEMRYLQVYKASPGEPDQFEGFLSFMVTHDSSPVVPVLYIYEIHLTDNARGKGLGCFLVGVADSVARKIGLEKVMLTCFLSNTTARSFYDRLGYKTDVCSPEDRTTRKKIVKVDYVIMSKDVSAMMPTETEHDSGLEVSQSDSFALDEDDADEYPSLE, encoded by the coding sequence ATGGCTAAGAGGAAGCGTACCATGCCGGATCCTCAGCCACCGCACACCAAGCAGACCCGCGAAGACGAAACAGGAAAAACAATCAAGCGGAGCAAGAACATTGTTGATGAAACGAACGCGCTTGATGCCGCCAGCCTCGCTGATCAGTACTTTGACCAGACACACTGGCATTACGCTCGAGGCTCGGATGTTTCGAAAATCACACTCACATTCGCGGAAGATCTTACAACGGCGGAGCTGAATAGGTGCTTCAACCTGATAGAGGGCACGAGTCGCGAGGACTATGAGCCCAGTAGCTTCGGGTGGCACCCTACAAGGAAAAGGCGTGAAATGAAGGAGAAGGAGATGCGCTATCTGCAAGTATACAAAGCTTCACCAGGGGAGCCAGACCAGTTTGAGGGCTTCTTGAGCTTCATGGTCACGCACGACTCTTCCCCAGTGGTGCCAGTGCTTTACATATACGAGATCCATCTCACAGATAACGCGCGGGGGAAAGGCTTGGGCTGTTTTCTGGTCGGAGTTGCAGATTCTGTCGCGCGCAAGATTGGATTGGAGAAAGTGATGTTGACCTGTTTCTTGAGCAATACGACTGCTCGCAGCTTTTACGACAGACTTGGTTACAAGACAGATGTTTGTTCCCCAGAGGATCGTACAACCAGAAAGAAAATCGTCAAGGTGGACTACGTTATCATGAGCAAAGACGTCTCAGCAATGATGCCGACTGAGACTGAACACGACAGTGGTTTGGAGGTATCACAGTCCGATTCATTTGCGCTGGACGAGGACGACGCTGACGAGTATCCAAGCCTTGAGTAG
- a CDS encoding Pescadillo: MPKIKKKGTSGAAKNYITRSQAVRKLQISLPDFRRLCIFKGIYPREPRSKKKVSKSSTPSTTYYYTKDIQYLLHEPLLAKFRDQKALAKKISKALGRNQVSDASRLERNLTPRMKLDHIIKERYPTFVDALRDLDDALSMLFLFANLPSTESVPPKTIAKCQRLTMEFEHYLIRTHSLRKSFLSIKGIYYQATIQGQDILWLVPYKFVQRTAGEVDFRIMATFVEFYTTLLGFINYRLYTGIGLVYPPKFDMKSEEQGAELGAFQLQGKDNDDKAEPSQLPDAETNVRAQAEADKLLALPAEADRPEGEADAEQESLQQPSTALDQFASIDPSADTLLQPSITADAASAARLFEPFTFYLSRETPRHPLEFVLKAFGCNRVGWDSLLGEAGSYCSEDDPRITHQIVDRPDLPLPAPPQVNGDDDGFDDGFDDGAPVARRGNERVPGRIYVQPQWVWDSINAGSIQRPDKYAPGATLPPHLSPWVKPRQGDYDPTKSLAEQQTAAEAEESDEDDVNVEGSDGEEVEGVRGDEEAREMEDDLEDDGMAVQLAESDDDEEDEDDADGGAGDDFGGFSDEEDEDLSARQAREHQAELEAEALGRKVKTADLAEKKKTTKAAAQTKRTQAEKAAAEEVERRKMMMPRRKRKTYEKMVYSNARKDEESEKLRAKRRKIEKGATKQKA, from the exons ATGCCGAAGATCAAGAAAAAGG GCACGTCCGGTGCGGCCAAAAACTACATCACCCGCTCGCAGGCCGTCCGCAAGCTCCAGATTTCGCTGCCAGACTTCCGGCGACTGTGCATCTTCAAAGGCATCTACCCGCGCGAGCCACGATCGAAGAAGAAGGTGTCGAAATCCTCGACGCCGAGCACCACCTACTACTACACCAAAGACATCCAATACCTGCTCCATGAGCCGCTCCTCGCCAAGTTCCGCGACCAGAAAGCGCTTGCGAAGAAGATCAGCAAGGCGCTGGGCCGCAACCAAGTCAGCGATGCCTCGCGCCTCGAGCGGAATCTCACCCCGCGCATGAAGCTGGACCACATCATCAAGGAGCGATACCCCACCTTCGTCGATGCGCTGCGAGACCTGGACGATGCCTTGTCCATGCTGTTCCTGTTCGCCAACCTGCCCAGCACCGAGAGCGTTCCTCCCAAGACCATCGCCAAGTGTCAGCGACTGACGATGGAGTTCGAACACTACCTCATCCGCACACACAGCCTGCGGAAGTCGTTCCTCTCGATCAAGGGCATCTACTATCAGGCAACGATACAGGGCCAGGATATTCTGTGGTTGGTGCCATACAAGTTCGTCCAGAGAACAGCAGGCGAAGTCGATTTCCGCATCATGGCTACGTTTGTCGAGTTCTACACCACCCTGCTCGGCTTCATCAACTACAGGCTGTACACGGGCATCGGCCTTGTGTATCCTCCCAAGTTCGACATGAAGAGCGAGGAACAAGGCGCAGAGCTGGGAGCCTTCCAGCTCCAAGGAAAGGATAACGATGACAAGGCTGAGCCTAGTCAGCTTCCGGACGCAGAGACCAACGTAAGAGCACAGGCTGAGGCAGACAAGCTTTTGGCATTACCGGCTGAAGCAGATAGGCCAGAGGGCGAGGCAGATGCTGAGCAGGAGTCCTTGCAACAGCCCTCGACAGCCCTTGACCAGTTCGCATCGATTGACCCATCAGCAGACACACTACTACAACCATCCATCACAGCAGATGCCGCGTCGGCAGCTCGATTATTCGAGCCCTTCACATTCTATCTCTCCCGAGAAACGCCCCGGCATCCGCTCGAGTTCGTTCTGAAAGCTTTTGGGTGCAATCGAGTAGGTTGGGACAGTCTACTCGGCGAGGCAGGCTCATATTGCTCAGAAGATGACCCGCGCATCACTCATCAAATTGTTGACAGGCCAGATTTGCCATTGCCAGCTCCTCCTCAAGTCAATGGCGACGACGATGGCTTCGACGATGGCTTCGATGACGGTGCTCCAGTGGCGAGAAGAGGCAATGAGAGGGTTCCAGGCCGAATATACGTTCAACCGCAGTGGGTCTGGGACTCAATCAACGCTGGATCCATACAGAGACCTGACAAGTACGCTCCCGGTGCGACATTACCGCCACATTTGAGTCCGTGGGTGAAACCAAGACAAGGCGACTACGATCCTACGAAGTCGCTTGCTGAACAGCAGACTGCGGCAGAAGCGGAGGAGTCTGACGAAGACGATGTGAACGTTGAAGGAAGTGACGGCGAGGAGGTGGAGGGAGTTCGAGGTGACGAGGAGGCCCGAGAAATGGAGGATGACCTTGAAGACGATGGCATGGCCGTTCAATTAGCAGAGTCAGACGATGACGAGGAAGATGAGGACGACGCCGACGGTGGGGCAGGCGACGATTTTGGTGGCTTTTCCGACGAAGAGGACGAAGATCTGAGCGCTCGACAGGCGCGGGAGCATCAAGCAGAGCTTGAGGCTGAGGCGCTCGGTCGCAAAGTCAAGACAGCTGATCTGGCAGAGAAGAAGAAGACGACGAAAGCTGCAGCTCAAACCAAGCGCACGCAGGCAGAGAAGGCGGCGGCCGAAGAGGTCGAGAGGAGAAAGATGATGATGCCGCGCCGCAAGCGCAAGACTTACGAAAAGATGGTCTACTCGAACGCGCGCAAGGATGAAGAATCCGAGAAGCTGCGCGCGAAGAGGAGAAAGATTGAAAAGGGCGCCACGAAGCAAAAGGCCTGA
- a CDS encoding Phosphatidylinositol glycan anchor biosynthesis class U protein: MHAFAKVYHDHPKTLLFSTAAVLRLLLVATFPALPDLLTGRVEISSPVNSFKRLQEGLFLFERGLDPYDGGIFHQAPLLLPLFSLLPSPSTSIGRIVSVLLYTALDVVSADCIFESAKSGANAVSSLYLSPRADRSWNPTSVVAVYLLNPFTLLACLGRPTTTFTTMFTLLSLKHACRAEAVTSAFALAIASYLSLHPVLLLPPIGLLCYDRICYKQIGHSLHKTAASTTKSTTQRSGVALDQRALPAALPFGVSVMAIYLTSLALLLGLSRLLLPSWHFIVSVYMTPLTLPDLTPNPGLWWYFFIEMFDAFREFFLGVFWLHMLSYSVPLCLRFRKQPLAAVVVMMGIIAVFQPYANVGDVGTWLGSLCLLGHVFELCSTHRYTFPALAALLYASLLGPAFHHLWIYAGSGNANFFYAITLVWSLALSILLTDTIYAVLRDEWEAERPETKGKEVRQI, translated from the exons ATGCACGCATTCGCAAAGGTCTACCATGACCACCCCAAGACGCTGCTCTTCTCCACCGCCGCCGTGCTCCGACTCCTGCTCGTTGCAACGTTCCCTGCACTGCCCGACCTGTTGACAGGCAGAGTCGAGATCTCCAGCCCCGTCAACAGCTTCAAGAGAC TACAAGAGGGATTGTTTCTATTCGAGCGAGGACTCGATCCATACGATGGCGGCATCTTCCACCAGGCGCCTCTCCTTCTGCCACTATTCTCGCTCCTGCCATCACCCTCGACATCGATTGGCCGGATTGTGAGCGTACTCCTGTACACCGCCCTGGACGTCGTCTCCGCCGACTGCATCTTCGAGAGTGCCAAGTCTGGCGCGAACGCAGTTTCCTCGTTGTATCTCTCACCGCGGGCTGATCGATCATGGAACCCCACGTCGGTGGTCGCTGTCTATCTTCTCAACCCCTTCACACTGCTGGCGTGCCTGGGCCGGCCCACGACCACCTTCACGACCATGTTCACGCTGCTTAGCTTGAAGCATGCATGCCGAGCGGAAGCTGTCACCAGCGCGTTTGCGCTGGCCATTGCAAGCTACTTGAGTCTGCATCCGGTGCTGCTACTTCCTCCGATTGGTTTGCTGTGCTATGACCGCATATGCTACAAGCAGATTGGGCACAGTCTACACAAGACTGCAGCCTCAACGACAAAGTCCACCACCCAACGATCTGGCGTTGCCTTGGACCAGCGAGCACTTCCAGCTGCGCTTCCGTTTGGAGTATCGGTCATGGCTATCTATCTCACCTCGCTGGCACTTCTACTAGGCCTATCGAGGCTGCTGCTGCCTTCATGGCATTTTATCGTGTCGGTCTACATGACTCCACTCACTTTGCCGGACCTGACACCCAATCCTGGGCTGTGGTGGTATTTCTTCATCGAAATGTTCGATGCATTCCGCGAATTCTTTCTTGGGGTGTTCTGGCTGCACATGCTATCCTACAGCGTGCCCCTGTGTCTGCGCTTTCGCAAACAGCCCTTGGCAGCCGTGGTGGTGATGATGGGCATCATAGCAGTCTTCCAACCTTATGCGAACGTAGGAGACGTCGGAACTTGGCTTGGATCATTATGCCTGTTGGGGCATGTTTTCGAGC TCTGTTCCACACATCGCTACACTTTCCCAGCCCTAGCTGCTTTGCTGTACGCCTCTTTACTTGGGCCAGCATTCCATCACCTATGGATCTATGCAGGGTCTGGGAATGCCAACTTCTTCTACGCCATCACGTTGGTCTGGAGCCTAGCACTGTCAATCCTACTGACAGATACGATATACGCGGTCCTGAGAGATGAATGGGAGGCCGAGCGGCCAGAGACGAAGGGCAAGGAAGTCAGACAGATATAG
- a CDS encoding COP9 signalosome complex subunit 4: MSSNASQGTDSPPLPRPVGGITAAADVSFAKLNNEHHAESSSPAGSRSSLGRRSHNNDNRVNDSGKRRSGQDSLRPEDSSSRGSTPQRSRKSGGFLLESIFTNGKLQGPQSEAVDRQKNTSLPNGSIQADKRRRGQERVSGESSQRASPLSREVSRDNPASEKAPRPEYLQSPGMDTAQLVQMALNLSESRKRHVSSALPVTATPAAGRRIVSALDSGYSTVRSASSTGKRSSQTNDGALYPSPDARRLSQYVNEQPETGFDQENVLYTFSPATLSRAERARRYFELASEHRRLLQNLPPLKSDSTAPVNYTTQAMSSPGSANFEMSRVPTNTNSKRELGRAYNPLQALRNRRLRNRERRPLPASSDTWQETDRIKHWVDGVEASSSDPSFRPGEDRVRLPAFVGEMETGPASPEKGKRHRRSDTASSVITRPENGWSIEPAELLADTYWLEKADNKTVVEDRHGNRIFPPRVRSSIEVPRHSIESRTSRQSNGDRPSQYEPSEDEERPRARRRHMLPIPRRLRRHHVSRSVSATSESSDEGRKPPPLRYGDIEGGDENVGPLERHMRRMIAKEEKGELPSPEIVSPDHWKSKHTPFPNARSSVDRSRNSTDTTHRSSSQVANGRLSVDTAVRAGHHRSGSSHSRASSVDQGLTSLNERMSDRPPAPRATDEDISMQQDSTGLTKRGLQAEPKAKKHRLPALHLRTRNKSKDGNKIERTDFANTMDTYVGNPLSPVLSADSSTGQPRSSFESSRPFLRRHRTNDSNGSSLFRMETSATNLGAFKDSSSMFGRRFFKSSRVGDVSRGNGRRLDDRFRGSRDHLEPGVASDVSRAASDAEDDPQGVAQGRRMERADTDSQISPRLSFERERTKPKFYTSNLPSFTSPAARQRSSTNESSSMEQGDPFARQGGRKQRGHSSRLAPKIQLPDDGLSEPDLPSGKSNRFLDVGEHDRRKSLSQNNLSQVPTKSTTISYGKQKDRWPVSGLKSHDARRHWSISDRSVPPEQQRNVSHADIARVRALLLASGIKAHQINLQGNSSRDSPLPLMVKAAHTAGQQWRDVSRKEEHIVAAQLLTTSLFSTLSSFEHTLQHFQGSTAKELGSRLESLSHRVAEQLTKIVHEASDDADAFNVELTTKQPQEVKRVDEAVDAMFRQRRRQFRLVRRAGFKLLEWIVLGIMWWIWFMVVLVNILKKIVIVLLAGSRQATARHSYQDKQLHPSTTNHDKIVTRPPPNIMASGSITSKLSQLEGSSAQNRSEEYENILSSICASNDNLAENLVAYVQSITSDNIGVINSRPLLSSFVQRFRSLSNNDVKIEAGTRIVEILAPKIVSYEQQDTELKLALADAYETDEEFISSAKTLQTITLESSQRTVSDDDKAKVWMRICRCYLEEDDPTNALTYLNKIKQIIYTVTDQTTRLSFQLSQARISDSQRSFLDASAAYLQLSNETVVDEEERQQSLSAAITCAVLAPAGPQRGKQLAKLYKDERAAETAEYGILENIFLDRLLSPPEVAAFAANLAEHQLAKTSDGSTVLDKAVLEHNLLAVSRIYANISFESLGKLLGVDADKAEMYASTMIESKRLSGSNDQIAGIIHFNTKGGQDSIKLDLRAWDANVQGLAEEVEKVTTLLQREEPVWYEQQVSA; this comes from the exons ATGTCCAGCAATGCAAGCCAAGGCACCGACTCCCCTCCGCTGCCACGTCCGGTTGGCGGGATCACTGCAGCGGCCGACGTCAGCTTCGCGAAGTTGAACAATGAGCACCACGCCGAGTCAAGCTCTCCGGCTGGGTCGAGGAGTTCCTTGGGCAGACGGAGCCACAACAACGACAATCGAGTCAACGACAGCGGCAAGCGACGGAGCGGGCAAGACTCGCTCAGGCCAGAAGACAGCAGCAGTCGCGGCAGCACACCGCAGAGATCCAGGAAATCGGGCGGATTTCTGCTCGAGTCCATCTTCACCAATGGAAAGCTCCAGGGCCCCCAGTCCGAAGCAGTCGATCGCCAGAAGAACACATCTTTGCCCAATGGATCAATACAGGCTGACAAGAGGAGACGCGGCCAGGAAAGGGTATCTGGCGAATCGTCCCAACGAGCTTCGCCCTTGTCGCGAGAAGTGTCTCGTGACAACCCGGCCAGTGAGAAGGCGCCTCGGCCAGAGTACCTCCAGTCTCCAGGCATGGACACAGCGCAGCTCGTGCAGATGGCGCTCAATCTCAGCGAGAGCAGGAAACGTCATGTGAGCAGCGCTCTCCCGGTTACAGCCACGCCTGCAGCAGGCAGACGTATAGTCTCGGCGCTGGACTCTGGGTACAGCACAGTCAGGTCTGCCTCGTCAACTGGTAAGCGCAGTAGCCAGACCAACGATGGGGCCTTGTATCCGTCTCCAGACGCTCGAAGGCTTAGCCAGTATGTCAACGAGCAGCCAGAGACTGGCTTCGACCAAGAAAATGTTCTCTACACGTTCTCACCGGCAACCCTGTCTCGAGCGGAGCGAGCCCGCCGGTATTTCGAGCTGGCCAGTGAGCACCGACGACTGCTGCAGAACTTGCCGCCGTTGAAGTCGGACAGTACAGCGCCGGTTAACTACACCACTCAAGCCATGAGCAGCCCGGGGAGTGCCAACTTTGAGATGAGCAGAGTCCCGACTAACACAAACAGCAAACGCGAACTCGGTCGCGCATACAATCCGTTGCAGGCACTTCGTAACAGGCGACTGCGCAATAGAGAAAGACGCCCGCTTCCAGCATCGTCTGACACCTGGCAGGAGACTGACAGAATCAAGCACTGGGTTGATGGCGTCGAAGCGAGCTCAAGTGACCCGTCTTTCCGACCTGGTGAGGATCGTGTCCGGCTACCTGCCTTCGTGGGTGAAATGGAAACTGGACCAGCCTCACCGGAGAAAGGCAAACGCCACCGAAGATCGGATACAGCGAGCTCTGTGATTACGCGACCGGAGAATGGCTGGTCGATTGAGCCAGCGGAGCTACTTGCTGATACCTACTGGCTCGAGAAGGCCGACAACAAGACAGTCGTCGAGGACAGGCATGGAAACCGCATCTTCCCGCCGCGAGTTCGCTCAAGCATCGAAGTGCCTCGCCACAGCATCGAATCTCGGACGAGTCGCCAGTCTAATGGGGATAGGCCAAGTCAGTACGAGCCGTCGGAGGACGAAGAAAGACCCCGAGCACGCAGGAGACATATGTTGCCTATACCAAGACGACTACGTCGACATCACGTCAGTCGTTCTGTCAGCGCCACCAGCGAGTCTAGCGACGAGGGACGCAAGCCGCCCCCTCTACGTTATGGGGATATTGAGGGCGGTGACGAGAATGTTGGACCGCTGGAGCGTCACATGCGAAGAATGATAGCGAAAGAGGAGAAAGGCGAGCTGCCATCGCCTGAGATCGTGTCGCCAGACCACTGGAAGTCAAAACATACCCCATTCCCAAACGCGCGAAGCAGCGTCGACAGGTCACGAAATAGTACTGACACGACGCATCGTAGTTCGTCTCAGGTTGCTAATGGTAGATTGTCTGTGGACACTGCTGTGCGGGCTGGCCATCATCGATCAGGATCTTCCCACAGCCGGGCCAGTTCGGTAGATCAAGGGCTGACTTCTTTGAATGAGAGGATGTCAGATAGGCCTCCCGCGCCGCGGGCTACAGATGAGGATATCTCGATGCAGCAAGATTCTACAGGCCTCACCAAGCGAGGCTTGCAAGCCGAACCCAAGGCCAAGAAGCACCGCCTCCCAGCATTACACTTACGCACTCGCAACAAAAGTAAAGATGGCAACAAGATTGAACGAACCGATTTTGCCAATACCATGGATACATATGTTGGAAACCCACTCTCGCCAGTCCTTAGTGCAGACTCTAGTACAGGTCAGCCCCGGTCCAGTTTCGAGTCATCCAGGCCCTTTCTGAGGCGACACCGTACAAACGATAGTAATGGCAGCAGTCTGTTCCGTATGGAGACCTCGGCCACAAATCTGGGAGCCTTCAAGGACTCGAGCTCAATGTTTGGCCGACGCTTCTTCAAAAGCAGCCGCGTCGGAGATGTGTCACGCGGCAATGGACGTCGATTGGACGACCGCTTTCGTGGAAGTCGCGACCATCTCGAGCCGGGTGTTGCCTCCGACGTGTCGCGGGCGGCTTCTGACGCTGAGGATGACCCTCAGGGCGTTGCTCAAGGTCGACGAATGGAGCGTGCAGATACGGATAGCCAGATCAGTCCGAGGTTATCCTTTGAACGAGAACGCACGAAGCCGAAGTTTTACACATCCAACTTGCCTTCCTTCACATCTCCCGCAGCGCGCCAGAGAAGCTCAACGAACGAGAGTTCATCCATGGAACAGGGCGATCCATTCGCCAGACAGGGGGGGCGCAAGCAGCGAGGCCATTCGTCACGTCTTGCTCCAAAGATTCAACTTCCAGACGATGGACTCTCGGAACCAGACCTTCCGAGTGGCAAATCAAATCGATTCTTGGACGTCGGTGAGCACGATCGGAGAAAGTCACTATCACAGAACAACCTGTCTCAAGTCCCTACCAAATCAACGACAATCTCATACGGGAAGCAAAAAGATCGCTGGCCAGTAAGTGGTCTGAAGAGCCACGACGCCAGAAGGCATTGGAGCATCTCAGACCGTTCCGTTCCCCCAGAGCAGCAGCGTAATGTTTCGCACGCGGACATTGCGAGAGTCCGAGCCCTTCTCTTAGCTTCGGGTATCAAGGCTCACCAGATCAACCTGCAAGGGAATTCATCTCGCGACAGTCCCCTTCCGCTGATGGTGAAAGCAGCCCATACAGCTGGGCAGCAGTGGAGAGATGTGTCGAGGAAGGAAGAGCACATCGTTGCTGCACAATTGTTGACAACTAGCCTGTTCTCGACACTCTCTTCCTTCGAGCATACGCTGCAGCACTTCCAAGGCAGCACGGCGAAAGAGCTCGGGTCACGACTGGAGAGCCTATCTCATAGGGTCGCGGAGCAGCTGACAAAGATCGTCCACGAGGCTTCCGACGATGCTGACGCGTTCAATGTCGAGCTTACGACGAAGCAGCCACAGGAGGTGAAGCGCGTCGACGAAGCAGTAGATGCAATGTTTCGGCAGCGACGGCGACAGTTTCGGCTCGTGCGGCGAGCTGGCTTTAAGCTTCTTGAGTGGATTGTACTGGGCATCATGTGGTGGATTTGGTTCATGGTCGTCTTGGTCAACATATTGAAGAAGATCGTG ATTGTTCTTTTGGCGGGGTCCAGGCAAGCAACGGCGCGCCACAGCTATCAAGACAAGCAACTGCACCCATCAACCACAAACCACGACAAGATTGTCACACGTCCACCGCCAAACATCATGGCTTCGGGCAGCATCACCTCGAAGCTGTCACAGCTCGAAGGTTCGTCTGCACAGAATCGCAGCGAAGAGTACGAGAACATCCTGAGCAGCATATGCGCGAGCAACGACAACCTAGCGGAGAATCTCGTGGCCTACGTGCAGTCCATCACCTCAGACAACATCGGCGTCATCAACTCGAGACCACTCCTGTCGAGCTTTGTGCAGCGATTTCGCAGCCTGAGCAACAACGACGTCAAGATCGAAGCAGG CACCCGGATCGTGGAAATACTTGCACCAAAGATTGTTTCGTACGAGCAGCAAGATACCGAGCTGAAGTTAGCCCTAGCTGATGCTTACGAGACGGACGAGGAGTTCATCAGCTCGGCCAAAACGCTTCAAACCATCACACTCGAGTCATCTCAGCGCACTGTCAGCGACGATGACAAGGCGAAAGTCTGGATGCGCATATGTCGCTGCTACTTGGAAGAGGACGATCCAACCAACGCACTCACATATCTGAACAAGATCAAGCAGATCATCTACACCGTTACCGATCAGACCACTCGCTTGTCATTCCAGCTATCGCAAGCTCGCATCAGTGACTCCCAACGCAGCTTCCTGGACGCCTCCGCAGCGTACCTACAGCTTTCGAACGAGACTGTTGTGGACGAGGAGGAGCGCCAGCAATCGCTTTCTGCCGCCATTACTTGTGCTGTCCTCGCCCCAGCTGGCCCCCAACGTGGCAAACAGCTTGCGAAGCTTTACAAGGATGAGCGTGCAGCTGAGACGGCGGAGTATGGCATCCTCGAGAACATCTTCCTCGACCGTCTTCTCTCCCCGCCAGAGGTCGCCGCTTTCGCCGCCAACCTTGCCGAGCACCAGCTTGCTAAGACCTCCGATGGCAGTACTGTGCTGGACAAGGCTGTGCTCGAACACAATCTTCTCGCAGTCTCACGAATCTACGCCAACATCTCATTTGAGAGCTTGGGCAAGCTTCTCGGTGTCGACGCAGACAAAGCTGAGATGTACGCTTCGACCATGATAGAGAGTAAGCGTCTCTCGGGCTCCAATGACCAGATTGCGGGCATCATCCACTTCAACACAAAGGGAGGGCAGGACAGCATCAAGCTCGACCTGCGAGCATGGGACGCAAACGTCCAAGGGCTAGCAGAGGAAGTCGAAAAGGTGACCACACTTTTGCAGCGTGAGGAGCCCGTTTGGTATGAACAACAAGTCTCGGCTTGA
- a CDS encoding putative alpha-1,6-mannosyltransferase MNN10: MSLDRSPSPRRDGGWSSPGLTTPFDDTLPNGRLRGPSPSPNIMNGGKGNVTWASAKANSERVNGYPRYQSQNQGWFSRVRKMSVSLPLFAHGGQEDRIAEKEKLNRGWSHDGSSINWKEIPRRAGLLLSRRRKYMALSVLAAILLLWLYSSSLVFWYRRTSWLGGGSKFVLILGANQGGGVMEWKGAREWAIERDSVKNKKKYAARWGYELDIVDMSTKKRYAHEWRESWEKVDVIRNAMKKYPNAEWFWWLDLNTFIMEPTYSLQSHIFNDLNTNAYRDINVYNPLKIQHPPNGTSGDPTAPKFANYLDDEALSPVGDGKPESINLLVPQDCGGFNLGSFFVRRSHWTDRVLDIWWDPVFYEQRHMEWEHKEQDALEYIYTNQPWVRPHVAFIPQRKINAFPNGACGDDRGIPPGGCKALQIGDDMRECGVQGIHYQEKERDFLVNMAGCEWGRDCWGEMYNFRQLSNRLNRNPWEKFKDWISDTWNARKKKEKAKRDQEALEAQQKEEAEKKQ; this comes from the exons ATGTCCCTGGACCGCTCGCCTAGTCCGCGGCGTGATGGAGGGTGGTCATCGCCTGGCCTCACCACTCCTTTCGACGACACCCTCCCCAATGGCAGGCTGCGGGGACCCAGTCCGAGTCCGAATATTATGAATGGCGGCAAGGGCAACGTTACATGGGCGAGTGCCAAGGCGAATAGTGAGAGGGTCAACGGATATCCCAGATACCAGAGCCAAAACCAGGGCTGGTTCAGCAGAGTCAGGAAGATGTCGGTCAGCCTGCCACTTTTCGCACACGGCGGACAAGAAGACAGGATCGCAGAGAAGGAAAAGCTGAATCGAGGTTGGTCGCACGACGGATCTAGCATCAACTGGAAGGAGATCCCACGTCGAGCAGGACTGTTGCTGTCTAGAAGGCGGAAATACATGGCACTGTCTGTTCTCGCGGCGATCTTACTACTATGGCTGTACAGCAGTT CCCTCGTCTTCTGGTACAGAAGGACATCATGGCTTGGAGGTGGTTCCAAATTCGTCTTGATACTGGGCGCAAACCAGGGGGGCGGAGTCATGGAATGGAAAGGCGCGAGAGAATGGGCAATAGAAAGAGACAGTGTCAAGAATAAGAAGAAGTATGCTGCAAGATGGGGCTACGAGCTGGACATTGTGGATATGAGCACCAAGAAGCGATATGCCCACGAATGGAGAGAAAGCTGGGAGAAGGTGGACGTCATCCGAAATGCGATGAAGAAGTATCCCAATGCTGAGTG GTTCTGGTGGCTCGACCTCAACACTTTCATAATGGAGCCGACATACTCGCTGCAATCGCACATCTTCAACGACCTCAACACCAACGCATACCGTGACATCAACGTGTATAACCCTCTGAAGATACAGCATCCTCCAAACGGTACTTCTGGCGATCCTACTGCGCCTAAATTCGCGAATTATCTGGACGATGAAGCATTGTCCCCGGTCGGCGATGGGAAGCCAGAGAGTATCAATCTTCTCGTGCCGCAAGATTGCGGCGGCTTCAATCTGGGTTCCTTCTTCGTGCGGCGAAGTCACTGGACCGACCGGGTACTGGACATATGGTGGGACCCAGTCTTCTACGAGCAACGACATATGGAGTGGGAGCACAAGGAACAGGATGCTCTCGAGTACATCTACACGAACCAACCTTGGGTACGCCCACACGTCGCGTTTATTCCGCAGCGTAAGATCAACGCCTTCCCGAATGGAGCATGTGGCGACGATCGGGGGATACCTCCTGGTGGCTGCAAGGCATTACAGATCGGAGACGACATGAGAGAGTGTGGCGTACAAGGTATCCACTATCAAGAAAAAGAGCGAGACTTCCTGGTGAATATGGCGGGCTGCGAATGGGGGCGCGATTGCTGGGGAGAAATGTACAACTTCCGGCAGCTGAGCAATAGACTCAACCGCAACCCATGGGAGAAGTTCAAAGATTGGATCTCGGACACTTGGAACGCGCGGAAGAAGAAGGAAAAGGCGAAGCGTGACCAGGAGGCGCTGGAGGCTCAGCAGAAGGAGGAAGCTGAGAAGAAGCAATAA